The following coding sequences lie in one Oryctolagus cuniculus chromosome 7, mOryCun1.1, whole genome shotgun sequence genomic window:
- the B4GALT3 gene encoding beta-1,4-galactosyltransferase 3, whose translation MLRRLLERPCTLALLVGSQLAVMMYLSLGGFRSLGALFGRDQGPTFDYSHPRDVYSNLSHLPGAPGAAGGPSAPQGLPYCPERSPLLVGPVSVSFSPVPSLAEIVARNPRVEPGGRYRPAGCEPRSRTAIIVPHRAREHHLRLLLYHLHPFLQRQQLAYGIYVIHQAGNGTFNRAKLLNVGVREALRDEEWDCLFLHDVDLLPENDHNLYVCDPRGPRHVAVAMNKFGYSLPYPQYFGGVSALTPDQYLKMNGFPNEYWGWGGEDDDIATRVRLAGMKISRPPTSVGHYKMVKHRGDKGNEENPHRFDLLVRTQNSWTQDGMNSLTYRLLARELGPLYTNVTADIGTDPRGPQAPAGPRYPPGSSQAFRQEMLQRRPPVRPGPLPTANHTAPRGSH comes from the exons ATGTTGCGGAGGCTGCTGGAGCGGCCCTGCACGCTGGCCCTGCTTGTGGGCTCCCAGCTGGCCGTCATGATGTACCTGTCCCTGGGAGGCTTCCGGAGCCTCGGCGCCCTGTTTGGCCGAGATCAGGGGCCGACGTTTGACTATTCTCACCCCCGAGATGTCTACAGCAACCTCAGTCAcctgcctggggcccctggggCGGCAGGGGGGCCGTCAGCTCCTCAAGGTCTGCCCTACTGTCCAGAACGATCTCCTCTCCTAG TGGGTCCCGTGTCGGTGTCCTTTAGCCCAGTGCCATCGCTGGCTGAGATTGTGGCACGGAATCCCCGGGTGGAACCAGGGGGCCGGTACCGCCCTGCAGGGTGCGAGCCTCGGTCCCGGACAGCCATTATTGTGCCCCATCGTGCCCGGGAGCATCACCTGCGCCTGCTGCTCTACCACCTGCACCCtttcctgcagcgccagcagctTGCTTATGGCATCTATGTCATTCACCAG GCTGGAAATGGAACATTTAACAGGGCAAAGCTGCTGAATGTTGGGGTGCGGGAGGCCCTGCGGGATGAAGAGTGGGACTGCCTATTCTTACATGACGTGGACCTCCTGCCTGAAAATGACCACAACCTGTACGTGTGTGACCCCCGTGGACCCCGCCATGTTGCTGTTGCCATGAACAAGTTTGGATACAG CCTCCCATACCCGCAGTACTTCGGAGGGGTCTCGGCGCTCACTCCTGACCAGTACCTGAAGATGAACGGCTTCCCCAACGAGTACTGGGGCTGGGGCGGTGAGGATGATGACATCGCTACCAG GGTGCGCCTGGCTGGCATGAAGATCTCTCGGCCCCCGACTTCCGTAGGACACTATAAGATGGTGAAGCACCGAGGAGACAAGGGCAACGAGGAAAACCCCCACAG ATTTGACCTCCTGGTCCGTACCCAGAATTCCTGGACACAAGATGGGATGAACTCACTGACATACCGATTGCTGGCTCGAGAGTTGGGTCCTCTCTACACCAACGTCACCGCAGACATTGGGACTGACCCTCGGGGTCCCCAGGCCCCCGCTGGTCCCCGTTACCCACCTGGTTCCTCCCAGGCCTTCCGTCAAGAgatgctgcagcgccggcccccagtcaGGCCTGGACCTCTACCTACTGCCAACCACACAGCTCCCCGTGGCTCACACTGA
- the PPOX gene encoding protoporphyrinogen oxidase isoform X4, protein MDSLCRGVFAGNSRELSIRSCFPSLFQAEQTHRSILLGLLLGAGQSPPPDSALIRQARAERWSQWSLRGGLEMLPQALDTHLTSRGVQVLRGQPVCGLSLQAGGRWKVSLGDSSLEADHIISAIPAPALSKLLPAEAAPLARVLSTITAVSVAVVNLQYRGAHLPVQGFGHLVPSSEDPGVLGIVYDSVAFPEQDGSPPGLRVTVMLGGSWLQTLEASGRVLPQELFQQQAQEAAATQLGLKEPPSHCLVHLLKNCIPQYTVGHWQKLESAMQFLAAQRLPLTLAGASYEGVAVNDCIESGRQAAASVLGTEPDSHS, encoded by the exons ATGGACAGTCTCTGCCGCGGAGTGTTTGCGGGCAACAGCCGTGAGCTCAGCATCAggtcctgctttcccagcctcttCCAAGCTGAGCAGACCCATCGTTCCATATtactggggctgctgctgggggcag gGCAAAGTCCACCGCCAGACTCAGCACTCATTCGCCAAGCCCGGGCTGAACGCTGGAGCCAGTGGTCACTCCGCGGTGGACTGGAGATGTTGCCCCAGGCCCTTGACACCCACCTGACTAGTAGAGGGGTCCAGGTTCTCAGAGGCCAGCCAGTCTGTGGGCTCAGCCTGCAGGCAGGAGGGCGCTGGAAG GTGTCTCTCGGGGACAGCAGTCTGGAGGCTGACCATATTATTAGTGCCATCCCAGCTCCAG CGCTGAGCAAGCTGCTGCCCGCTGAGGCTGCGCCTCTGGCTCGTGTCCTGAGCACCATCACTGCCGTGTCAGTAGCAGTGGTGAACCTGCAGTATCGCGGAGCACATCTGCCGGTGCAG GGATTTGGACATTTGGTGCCATCCTCAGAAGACCCGGGGGTCCTGGGAATCGTATATGACTCAGTTGCTTTCCCTGAGCAGGATGGGTCTCCCCCTGGCCTCCGAGTGACC GTGATGCTGGGAGGTTCCTGGTTACAGACGCTAGAGGCCAGCGGCCGTGTCTTACCTCAGGAGCTGTTCCAACAGCAGGCACAGGAAGCAGCTGCCACACAGCTAGGGCTGAAGGAGCCACCGAGTCACTGCTTGGTTCATCTGCTCAAG aaCTGCATCCCGCAGTATACAGTAGGCCACTGGCAAAAACTGG AGTCAGCCatgcaattcctggctgctcagaGGCTGCCCCTGACGCTGGCTGGAGCCTCCTACGAGGGGGTTGCCGTCAATGACTGCATAGAGAGTGGGCGCCAGGCGGCAGCCAGTGTCCTGGGCACAGAACCTGACTCCCACTCATGA
- the PPOX gene encoding protoporphyrinogen oxidase isoform X1, which produces MGRTVVVLGGGISGLAASYHLSRAPRPPKVVLVEGSERLGGWIRSVRGPGGAVFELGPRGIRPAGALGARTLLMVSELGLDSEVLPVRGDHPAAQNRFLYVGGALHALPTGFRGLLRPSPPFSKPLFWAGLRELIKPRGKEPDETVHSFVQRRLGPEVASLAMDSLCRGVFAGNSRELSIRSCFPSLFQAEQTHRSILLGLLLGAGQSPPPDSALIRQARAERWSQWSLRGGLEMLPQALDTHLTSRGVQVLRGQPVCGLSLQAGGRWKVSLGDSSLEADHIISAIPAPALSKLLPAEAAPLARVLSTITAVSVAVVNLQYRGAHLPVQGFGHLVPSSEDPGVLGIVYDSVAFPEQDGSPPGLRVTVMLGGSWLQTLEASGRVLPQELFQQQAQEAAATQLGLKEPPSHCLVHLLKNCIPQYTVGHWQKLESAMQFLAAQRLPLTLAGASYEGVAVNDCIESGRQAAASVLGTEPDSHS; this is translated from the exons ATGGGTCGGACCGTGGTCGTGCTGGGCGGAGGCATCAGCGGCTTGGCCGCCAGCTACCACCTGAGCCGGGCCCCGCGTCCCCCTAAG GTGGTCCTGGTGGAGGGCAGCGAGCGTCTGGGAGGCTGGATCCGCTCAGTCCGAGGGCCGGGTGGTGCAGTCTTTGAACTTGGACCTCGGGGGATTCGGCCGGCGGGAGCGCTGGGAGCCCGGACCCTGCTCATG GTTTCCGAGCTTGGCTTGGACTCGGAAGTGTTGCCTGTCCGGGGAGACCATCCAGCTGCCCAGAACAGGTTCCTGTATGTAGGCGGCGCTCTGCACGCCCTACCCACTGGCTTCAG GGGGCTCCTGCGCCCTTCACCCCCTTTCTCCAAACCTCTGTTTTGGGCTGGGCTAAGGGAGCTGATCAAGCCCCGGGGCAAAGAGCCTGATGAGACCGTGCACAGTTTTGTCCAGCGCCGTCTTGGACCTGAG GTGGCGTCTCTAGCCATGGACAGTCTCTGCCGCGGAGTGTTTGCGGGCAACAGCCGTGAGCTCAGCATCAggtcctgctttcccagcctcttCCAAGCTGAGCAGACCCATCGTTCCATATtactggggctgctgctgggggcag gGCAAAGTCCACCGCCAGACTCAGCACTCATTCGCCAAGCCCGGGCTGAACGCTGGAGCCAGTGGTCACTCCGCGGTGGACTGGAGATGTTGCCCCAGGCCCTTGACACCCACCTGACTAGTAGAGGGGTCCAGGTTCTCAGAGGCCAGCCAGTCTGTGGGCTCAGCCTGCAGGCAGGAGGGCGCTGGAAG GTGTCTCTCGGGGACAGCAGTCTGGAGGCTGACCATATTATTAGTGCCATCCCAGCTCCAG CGCTGAGCAAGCTGCTGCCCGCTGAGGCTGCGCCTCTGGCTCGTGTCCTGAGCACCATCACTGCCGTGTCAGTAGCAGTGGTGAACCTGCAGTATCGCGGAGCACATCTGCCGGTGCAG GGATTTGGACATTTGGTGCCATCCTCAGAAGACCCGGGGGTCCTGGGAATCGTATATGACTCAGTTGCTTTCCCTGAGCAGGATGGGTCTCCCCCTGGCCTCCGAGTGACC GTGATGCTGGGAGGTTCCTGGTTACAGACGCTAGAGGCCAGCGGCCGTGTCTTACCTCAGGAGCTGTTCCAACAGCAGGCACAGGAAGCAGCTGCCACACAGCTAGGGCTGAAGGAGCCACCGAGTCACTGCTTGGTTCATCTGCTCAAG aaCTGCATCCCGCAGTATACAGTAGGCCACTGGCAAAAACTGG AGTCAGCCatgcaattcctggctgctcagaGGCTGCCCCTGACGCTGGCTGGAGCCTCCTACGAGGGGGTTGCCGTCAATGACTGCATAGAGAGTGGGCGCCAGGCGGCAGCCAGTGTCCTGGGCACAGAACCTGACTCCCACTCATGA
- the PPOX gene encoding protoporphyrinogen oxidase isoform X2 has translation MGRTVVVLGGGISGLAASYHLSRAPRPPKVVLVEGSERLGGWIRSVRGPGGAVFELGPRGIRPAGALGARTLLMGVWRVGFRAWLGLGSVACPGRPSSCPEQVPVCRRRSARPTHWLQVASLAMDSLCRGVFAGNSRELSIRSCFPSLFQAEQTHRSILLGLLLGAGQSPPPDSALIRQARAERWSQWSLRGGLEMLPQALDTHLTSRGVQVLRGQPVCGLSLQAGGRWKVSLGDSSLEADHIISAIPAPALSKLLPAEAAPLARVLSTITAVSVAVVNLQYRGAHLPVQGFGHLVPSSEDPGVLGIVYDSVAFPEQDGSPPGLRVTVMLGGSWLQTLEASGRVLPQELFQQQAQEAAATQLGLKEPPSHCLVHLLKNCIPQYTVGHWQKLESAMQFLAAQRLPLTLAGASYEGVAVNDCIESGRQAAASVLGTEPDSHS, from the exons ATGGGTCGGACCGTGGTCGTGCTGGGCGGAGGCATCAGCGGCTTGGCCGCCAGCTACCACCTGAGCCGGGCCCCGCGTCCCCCTAAG GTGGTCCTGGTGGAGGGCAGCGAGCGTCTGGGAGGCTGGATCCGCTCAGTCCGAGGGCCGGGTGGTGCAGTCTTTGAACTTGGACCTCGGGGGATTCGGCCGGCGGGAGCGCTGGGAGCCCGGACCCTGCTCATG GGCGTGTGGAGAGTAGGTTTCCGAGCTTGGCTTGGACTCGGAAGTGTTGCCTGTCCGGGGAGACCATCCAGCTGCCCAGAACAGGTTCCTGTATGTAGGCGGCGCTCTGCACGCCCTACCCACTGGCTTCAG GTGGCGTCTCTAGCCATGGACAGTCTCTGCCGCGGAGTGTTTGCGGGCAACAGCCGTGAGCTCAGCATCAggtcctgctttcccagcctcttCCAAGCTGAGCAGACCCATCGTTCCATATtactggggctgctgctgggggcag gGCAAAGTCCACCGCCAGACTCAGCACTCATTCGCCAAGCCCGGGCTGAACGCTGGAGCCAGTGGTCACTCCGCGGTGGACTGGAGATGTTGCCCCAGGCCCTTGACACCCACCTGACTAGTAGAGGGGTCCAGGTTCTCAGAGGCCAGCCAGTCTGTGGGCTCAGCCTGCAGGCAGGAGGGCGCTGGAAG GTGTCTCTCGGGGACAGCAGTCTGGAGGCTGACCATATTATTAGTGCCATCCCAGCTCCAG CGCTGAGCAAGCTGCTGCCCGCTGAGGCTGCGCCTCTGGCTCGTGTCCTGAGCACCATCACTGCCGTGTCAGTAGCAGTGGTGAACCTGCAGTATCGCGGAGCACATCTGCCGGTGCAG GGATTTGGACATTTGGTGCCATCCTCAGAAGACCCGGGGGTCCTGGGAATCGTATATGACTCAGTTGCTTTCCCTGAGCAGGATGGGTCTCCCCCTGGCCTCCGAGTGACC GTGATGCTGGGAGGTTCCTGGTTACAGACGCTAGAGGCCAGCGGCCGTGTCTTACCTCAGGAGCTGTTCCAACAGCAGGCACAGGAAGCAGCTGCCACACAGCTAGGGCTGAAGGAGCCACCGAGTCACTGCTTGGTTCATCTGCTCAAG aaCTGCATCCCGCAGTATACAGTAGGCCACTGGCAAAAACTGG AGTCAGCCatgcaattcctggctgctcagaGGCTGCCCCTGACGCTGGCTGGAGCCTCCTACGAGGGGGTTGCCGTCAATGACTGCATAGAGAGTGGGCGCCAGGCGGCAGCCAGTGTCCTGGGCACAGAACCTGACTCCCACTCATGA
- the PPOX gene encoding protoporphyrinogen oxidase isoform X3: MRPCTVLSSAVLDLSSSLTLKVASLAMDSLCRGVFAGNSRELSIRSCFPSLFQAEQTHRSILLGLLLGAGQSPPPDSALIRQARAERWSQWSLRGGLEMLPQALDTHLTSRGVQVLRGQPVCGLSLQAGGRWKVSLGDSSLEADHIISAIPAPALSKLLPAEAAPLARVLSTITAVSVAVVNLQYRGAHLPVQGFGHLVPSSEDPGVLGIVYDSVAFPEQDGSPPGLRVTVMLGGSWLQTLEASGRVLPQELFQQQAQEAAATQLGLKEPPSHCLVHLLKNCIPQYTVGHWQKLESAMQFLAAQRLPLTLAGASYEGVAVNDCIESGRQAAASVLGTEPDSHS; this comes from the exons ATGAGACCGTGCACAGTTTTGTCCAGCGCCGTCTTGGACCTGAG TTCCAGTCTCACCCTTAAGGTGGCGTCTCTAGCCATGGACAGTCTCTGCCGCGGAGTGTTTGCGGGCAACAGCCGTGAGCTCAGCATCAggtcctgctttcccagcctcttCCAAGCTGAGCAGACCCATCGTTCCATATtactggggctgctgctgggggcag gGCAAAGTCCACCGCCAGACTCAGCACTCATTCGCCAAGCCCGGGCTGAACGCTGGAGCCAGTGGTCACTCCGCGGTGGACTGGAGATGTTGCCCCAGGCCCTTGACACCCACCTGACTAGTAGAGGGGTCCAGGTTCTCAGAGGCCAGCCAGTCTGTGGGCTCAGCCTGCAGGCAGGAGGGCGCTGGAAG GTGTCTCTCGGGGACAGCAGTCTGGAGGCTGACCATATTATTAGTGCCATCCCAGCTCCAG CGCTGAGCAAGCTGCTGCCCGCTGAGGCTGCGCCTCTGGCTCGTGTCCTGAGCACCATCACTGCCGTGTCAGTAGCAGTGGTGAACCTGCAGTATCGCGGAGCACATCTGCCGGTGCAG GGATTTGGACATTTGGTGCCATCCTCAGAAGACCCGGGGGTCCTGGGAATCGTATATGACTCAGTTGCTTTCCCTGAGCAGGATGGGTCTCCCCCTGGCCTCCGAGTGACC GTGATGCTGGGAGGTTCCTGGTTACAGACGCTAGAGGCCAGCGGCCGTGTCTTACCTCAGGAGCTGTTCCAACAGCAGGCACAGGAAGCAGCTGCCACACAGCTAGGGCTGAAGGAGCCACCGAGTCACTGCTTGGTTCATCTGCTCAAG aaCTGCATCCCGCAGTATACAGTAGGCCACTGGCAAAAACTGG AGTCAGCCatgcaattcctggctgctcagaGGCTGCCCCTGACGCTGGCTGGAGCCTCCTACGAGGGGGTTGCCGTCAATGACTGCATAGAGAGTGGGCGCCAGGCGGCAGCCAGTGTCCTGGGCACAGAACCTGACTCCCACTCATGA